One genomic window of Halococcus salifodinae DSM 8989 includes the following:
- a CDS encoding HD domain-containing protein yields the protein MGTPDYENQVREAYPELDRIESADLREAVVEAWTLGLDRGGWQDIEDIPYAWNIHEITNVEHVRGVTKIALESARVQREFHDADPDVDVLVAACLLHDVGKCYEYVDHVDAERLSGTDRERYASEEIPHSLSGYALAHEVGVPLTVQRAIPHFLGEVPKRTLEAELLKSANSASSNAITQSAMGITLNEWVDEYSQTTD from the coding sequence ATGGGGACACCGGACTACGAGAACCAGGTCCGGGAGGCCTACCCCGAACTCGATCGGATCGAGAGCGCCGACCTCAGGGAAGCGGTCGTCGAGGCGTGGACGCTCGGGCTCGACCGTGGCGGCTGGCAGGACATCGAAGACATCCCGTACGCGTGGAACATCCACGAGATCACGAACGTCGAGCACGTCCGCGGTGTGACGAAGATCGCGCTCGAATCGGCACGGGTCCAGCGCGAGTTCCACGACGCCGATCCCGATGTCGACGTCCTCGTCGCGGCCTGCCTGCTCCACGACGTCGGGAAGTGCTACGAGTACGTCGATCACGTCGACGCCGAACGCCTCTCGGGGACCGACCGTGAACGCTACGCCTCCGAGGAGATCCCACACTCGCTCTCGGGCTACGCGCTCGCCCACGAGGTCGGCGTTCCCCTTACTGTGCAGCGCGCGATCCCCCACTTCCTTGGGGAAGTACCGAAACGCACGCTGGAGGCCGAACTCCTCAAAAGCGCCAACTCGGCGTCGTCGAACGCCATCACCCAGTCCGCGATGGGGATCACCCTGAACGAGTGGGTCGACGAGTACAGCCAGACGACCGACTGA
- a CDS encoding NAD-dependent epimerase/dehydratase family protein: protein MATNETVLVTGGTGFIGSYVAKDLIDAGHDVVAYDLSTDDRILSKLGVADDVTIRRGDVSEATDVVNAVAETGATHIVHLAALLTNTAESNPRAALDVNVQGTSNVFEAARTLDDQIERVAWASSAAIYAPPHNYDDGGDWWVTEDDLVYPDTLYGATKGYNEHQARVYNEEYGVDHVAIRPTVAYGPYRETGGSAFLANIIEKPALGDSFSVEYGDQEIDWQHVEDIAQAFRLAAFTSEDDLSQRIYNVRGELASIQEAADTVRGIVPDADLEVSGEGELPWTQRLDMTAFQEDTGYEVQYDLEAGFRKYIDVLREENGLDPL from the coding sequence ATGGCAACCAACGAAACCGTCCTCGTGACTGGTGGCACCGGGTTCATCGGCTCCTACGTCGCGAAGGACCTCATCGACGCCGGCCACGACGTGGTCGCGTACGACCTCTCGACCGACGATCGAATTCTCTCGAAGCTCGGCGTTGCGGACGACGTCACGATCCGGCGCGGTGACGTGAGCGAGGCGACGGACGTCGTGAACGCGGTCGCCGAGACCGGTGCGACCCACATCGTCCATCTCGCGGCGCTGTTGACGAACACCGCCGAGTCGAACCCCCGCGCCGCCCTCGACGTCAACGTCCAGGGGACGAGCAACGTCTTCGAGGCGGCGCGCACTCTCGACGATCAGATCGAGCGCGTCGCGTGGGCGTCTTCGGCGGCGATCTACGCCCCGCCGCACAACTACGACGACGGCGGCGACTGGTGGGTCACCGAGGACGATCTCGTCTATCCCGATACGCTCTACGGCGCGACGAAGGGGTACAACGAACACCAGGCGCGCGTCTACAACGAGGAGTACGGCGTCGACCACGTCGCCATCCGGCCGACCGTCGCATACGGTCCCTACCGCGAGACCGGCGGGTCGGCCTTTCTCGCGAACATCATCGAGAAACCCGCGCTCGGTGACTCCTTCTCCGTGGAGTACGGCGACCAGGAGATCGACTGGCAGCACGTCGAGGACATCGCCCAGGCGTTCCGCCTCGCGGCGTTCACTTCCGAAGACGACCTCTCCCAGCGGATCTACAACGTCCGCGGCGAACTCGCATCCATCCAGGAAGCCGCCGACACCGTTCGGGGGATCGTCCCCGACGCCGACCTCGAAGTGAGCGGCGAGGGCGAGCTGCCGTGGACCCAACGCCTCGACATGACCGCGTTCCAGGAGGACACGGGCTACGAGGTACAGTACGACCTCGAAGCCGGCTTCCGGAAGTACATCGACGTGCTCCGCGAGGAGAACGGACTCGACCCGCTCTGA